The Mus musculus strain C57BL/6J chromosome 2, GRCm38.p6 C57BL/6J genome has a window encoding:
- the Muc15 gene encoding mucin-15 isoform a precursor (isoform a precursor is encoded by transcript variant 1), producing the protein MLTLAKIALISSLFISLPFARPQKQNPRRNVTQHTIEDVKIMRNNSIHLERSINVTSENGSDISNLMVTTPSPLNLSTTFRTTNSTRTWLMTSSSESSRPSSTYSVPPLVQGFVSKLPLNSSTADANPLQVSEHSNSTNSPSPENFTWSLDNDTMNSPEDISTTVRPFPPPPKTTPVTPFTAEPTEWLPTNNDNFAGFTPYQEKTTLQPTLKFTNNSKLFPNTSDTPKENKNTGIVFGAILGAILGASLLSLVGYLLCGQRKTDSFSHRRLYDDRNEPVLRLDNAPEPYDVNFGNSSYYNPAVSDSSMPEGGESLQDGIPMDAIPPLRPSI; encoded by the exons AtgttgaccttagccaaaattgCATTGATTTCAAGTCTGTTCATTTCATTACCATTTGCGAGGCCTCAGAAACAAAATCCACGAAGAAATGTAACTCAGCACACTATAGAAGATGTGAAAATAATGAGAAACAACTCCATTCATTTGGAAAGAAGCATAAATGTAACTTCAGAGAATGGAAGTGATATCTCCAATCTCATGGTGACAACTCCTTCTCCTTTGAATTTATCTACAAccttcagaacaacaaattccaCCAGAACCTGGCTAATGACTAGCTCATCTGAGAGTTCCAGACCCTCCTCCACATATTCTGTTCCTCCCTTGGTTCAGGGCTTTGTTTCCAAGTTGCCTTTGAACTCATCCACAGCAGACGCAAATCCTTTACAGGTCTCCGAACATTCCAATTCTACAAATTCCCCATCACCAGAAAACTTTACTTGGTCTTTGGACAATGACACAATGAACAGTCCTGAAGATATTTCCACTACAGTAAGACCCTTCCCTCCACCTCCAAAGACCACACCTGTGACCCCTTTCACAGCTGAACCTACTGAATGGCTCCCCACAAACAATGACAACTTTGCTGGTTTTACCCCGTATCAAGAAAAAACAACTTTACAACCTACACTAAAATTCACCAATAATTCAAAACTTTTCCCAAATACATCAGACACCCCAAAAG AGAATAAGAACACAGGAATAGTATTTGGAGCCATTTTAGGAGCCATCCTGGGTGCTTCACTGCTTAGCCTTGTTGGCTACTTATTGTGTGGACAACGGAAAACAGATTCATTTTCCCATCGGCGCCTTTATGATGACAGAAACGAACCAG TTCTGCGATTAGACAATGCACCAGAACCTTATGATGTCAATTTTGGAAATTCTAGTTACTACAACCCAGCTGTGAGTGATTCATCCATGCCAGAAGGGGGAGAAAGCCTGCAAGATGGCATTCCTATGGATGCTATACCTCCACTTCGCCCCTCAATATAA
- the Muc15 gene encoding mucin-15 isoform b precursor (isoform b precursor is encoded by transcript variant 2) — protein sequence MLTLAKIALISSLFISLPFARPQKQNPRRNVTQHTIEDVKIMRNNSIHLERSINVTSENGSDISNLMVTTPSPLNLSTTFRTTNSTRTWLMTSSSESSRPSSTYSVPPLVQGFVSKLPLNSSTADANPLQVSEHSNSTNSPSPENFTWSLDNDTMNSPEDISTTVRPFPPPPKTTPVTPFTAEPTEWLPTNNDNFAGFTPYQEKTTLQPTLKFTNNSKLFPNTSDTPKENKNTGIVFGAILGAILGASLLSLVGYLLCGQRKTDSFSHRRLYDDRNEPVTTTQL from the exons AtgttgaccttagccaaaattgCATTGATTTCAAGTCTGTTCATTTCATTACCATTTGCGAGGCCTCAGAAACAAAATCCACGAAGAAATGTAACTCAGCACACTATAGAAGATGTGAAAATAATGAGAAACAACTCCATTCATTTGGAAAGAAGCATAAATGTAACTTCAGAGAATGGAAGTGATATCTCCAATCTCATGGTGACAACTCCTTCTCCTTTGAATTTATCTACAAccttcagaacaacaaattccaCCAGAACCTGGCTAATGACTAGCTCATCTGAGAGTTCCAGACCCTCCTCCACATATTCTGTTCCTCCCTTGGTTCAGGGCTTTGTTTCCAAGTTGCCTTTGAACTCATCCACAGCAGACGCAAATCCTTTACAGGTCTCCGAACATTCCAATTCTACAAATTCCCCATCACCAGAAAACTTTACTTGGTCTTTGGACAATGACACAATGAACAGTCCTGAAGATATTTCCACTACAGTAAGACCCTTCCCTCCACCTCCAAAGACCACACCTGTGACCCCTTTCACAGCTGAACCTACTGAATGGCTCCCCACAAACAATGACAACTTTGCTGGTTTTACCCCGTATCAAGAAAAAACAACTTTACAACCTACACTAAAATTCACCAATAATTCAAAACTTTTCCCAAATACATCAGACACCCCAAAAG AGAATAAGAACACAGGAATAGTATTTGGAGCCATTTTAGGAGCCATCCTGGGTGCTTCACTGCTTAGCCTTGTTGGCTACTTATTGTGTGGACAACGGAAAACAGATTCATTTTCCCATCGGCGCCTTTATGATGACAGAAACGAACCAG TTACTACAACCCAGCTGTGA